One window of the Eucalyptus grandis isolate ANBG69807.140 chromosome 6, ASM1654582v1, whole genome shotgun sequence genome contains the following:
- the LOC104451522 gene encoding protein CUP-SHAPED COTYLEDON 2, whose amino-acid sequence MENYHQFSNHHLVNGDGHLPPGFRFHPTDEELITYYLLKKVLDSSFTGRAIAEVDLNKCEPWELPEKAKMGEKEWYFFSLRDRKYPTGLRTNRATEAGYWKATGKDREIYSGKTGSLVGMKKTLVFYRGRAPKGEKSNWVMHEFRLDGKFAYPFLSRSSKDEWVISRVFQKSSNGCGAAAPCGGKKTRMAHMNLYPEIGSPSVSLPPLLDSSPYTSTTAGFIDRVPISYDSSIPKEHVSCFSTAAAASSATHNFGSNPSFQLAPPTAPLINATDPMTRFSRSIGVSAFPSLRSLQENLQLPYFFSGNQHLSGGINDLVSSTSSSLGNWTAPDDQKAVDLGGRMGMGSSELDCMWNF is encoded by the exons ATGGAGAACTACCACCAGTTCAGCAACCACCACCTCGTCAATGGCGACGGGCATTTGCCACCGGGGTTCCGGTTCCACCCCACCGACGAGGAGCTCATCACGTACTACCTGCTTAAGAAGGTCCTGGACAGCAGCTTCACCGGGCGAGCCATCGCCGAGGTCGACCTCAACAAATGCGAGCCCTGGGAGCTTCCCG AGAAGGCGAAGATGGGGGAGAAGGAGTGGTACTTCTTCAGCCTGCGGGACCGGAAGTACCCGACGGGGCTCCGCACGAACCGGGCGACGGAGGCGGGGTACTGGAAAGCAACGGGGAAGGACCGTGAGATCTACAGCGGCAAGACGGGGTCGCTGGTGGGTATGAAGAAGACCCTCGTCTTCTACCGGGGACGAGCCCCTAAGGGTGAGAAGAGCAACTGGGTCATGCACGAGTTCCGCCTCGACGGCAAGTTCGCCTACCCCTTCCTCTCCCGCTCCTCCAAG GATGAGTGGGTGATCTCCCGCGTTTTCCAGAAGTCCAGCAACGGCTGCGGCGCAGCCGCCCCTTGTGGTGGCAAGAAGACCCGCATGGCCCACATGAACCTGTACCCGGAAATCGGTTCACCCTCGGTGTCTCTCCCACCACTGCTCGACTCCTCTCCTTACACCTCAACCACCGCGGGGTTCATCGACCGCGTCCCCATCTCTTACGACAGCTCAATCCCTAAGGAGCACGTGTCCTGTTTCTCCACGGCCGCTGCCGCCTCGTCGGCAACCCACAATTTCGGCAGCAACCCTAGTTTCCAACTGGCTCCTCCCACGGCCCCCCTGATCAATGCAACTGACCCGATGACCCGATTCTCCAGGAGCATCGGCGTCTCGGCTTTTCCGAGCCTGAGGTCCTTGCAGGAGAATCTCCAGCTGCCTTACTTCTTCTCCGGTAACCAGCATCTGAGTGGTGGAATTAATGATTTGGTCAGCTCGACTTCGAGCTCTCTGGGGAACTGGACGGCTCCGGATGATCAGAAGGCGGTGGACCTCGGTGGCCGAATGGGAATGGGCTCGTCGGAGCTTGACTGCATGTGGAACTTCTGA
- the LOC104448486 gene encoding probable aminotransferase TAT2, translated as MEGAGNANHEVEAPSRITIKGILGLLMENVETGNGKRVVSLGMGDPSAYTCFRTTRVAEDAVVDALQSQKFNGYSPTVGLPQTRRAIAEYLSCDLPYKLSSDDVFVTSGCTQAIDVALAMLARPGANVLLPRPGFPIYELCAAFRHIEVRHYDLLPNKSWEVDLDAIQTLADRNTVAMVIINPGNPCGNVYTDQHLREIAETAEKLKILVIADEVYGHLAFGDTPFVPMGRYGRIVPVLTLGSLSKRWIVPGWRLGWFVTSDPSGMFRKPKVVERIKKYFDILGGPSTFIQAAVPQIIERTDEAFFKKNIDMLRLTADICCSRISEIPCLTCPDKPKGSMAMMVKLNLSLLEDISDDIDFCFKLAKEESVIILPGLAVGLKDWVRITFAADPPSLEEGLGRIKSFCQRYAKQV; from the exons ATGGAGGGCGCAGGAAACGCGAACCACGAAGTAGAGGCGCCTTCGCGCATCACCATCAAGGGCATCCTCGGCTTGCTGATGGAGAACGTCGAAACGGGCAACGGCAAGAGGGTGGTTTCGCTGGGCATGGGCGACCCTTCTGCTTACACGTGCTTCCGCACCACGCGGGTGGCCGAGGACGCCGTGGTGGACGCTCTTCAGTCGCAGAAGTTCAATGGCTATTCGCCCACCGTTGGTCTTCCCCAGACAAGAAG AGCAATCGCCGAGTACTTGTCTTGTGATCTCCCATACAAGTTATCGTCCGATGACGTGTTCGTTACATCCGGTTGCACGCAAGCAATAGATGTTGCATTGGCAATGCTTGCTAGACCAGGAGCGAACGTACTGCTTCCAAGGCCTGGTTTCCCGATTTATGAACTTTGTGCTGCTTTTAGACACATTGAAGTTCGGCATTATGATCTCCTCCCCAACAAAAGTTGGGAGGTTGATCTCGATGCTATACAAACTTTAGCAGATCGGAACACAGTGGCAATGGTAATTATCAACCCGGGAAATCCTTGTGGGAACGTGTACACTGATCAACATCTGAGGGAG ATAGCAGAAACTGCAGAGAAGCTGAAAATCCTTGTGATTGCTGATGAAGTTTATGGGCACCTTGCTTTTGGGGACACCCCATTCGTGCCGATGGGACGATATGGGAGGATCGTCCCTGTTCTCACTCTCGGTTCTCTGTCCAAAAGATGGATTGTACCTGGGTGGAGACTCGGCTGGTTCGTGACAAGTGATCCCAGTGGCATGTTCAGGAAACCCAAG GTTGTTGAGCGCATCAAGAAGTATTTTGACATATTGGGAGGCCCATCAACTTTCATCCAG GCAGCGGTTCCTCAAATCATCGAGAGAACCGATGAGGCTTTCTTCAAGAAAAACATCGACATGCTGAGACTGACTGCGGATATTTGTTGCAGTCGGATCAGTGAGATTCCCTGCCTTACTTGTCCAGATAAACCTAAGGGATCTATGGCTATGATG GTAAAGCTGAATCTTTCGCTATTGGAAGACATCAGCGATGATATCGACTTCTGCTTCAAGCTGGCCAAGGAGGAATCGGTTATCATCCTTCCAG GACTTGCCGTGGGCTTGAAAGATTGGGTCCGCATCACTTTCGCGGCCGATCCACCATCTCTCGAAGAAGGCCTTGGAAGGATCAAGTCGTTCTGCCAGAGATATGCCAAGCAAGTATAG